One window of the Pyrus communis chromosome 17, drPyrComm1.1, whole genome shotgun sequence genome contains the following:
- the LOC137723078 gene encoding methylsterol monooxygenase 1-1-like, producing the protein MLPYQTIEEASAALGRNLTFAETLWFNYSASKSDYVLYCHNILFLFAIFSLVPLPLVFMEVLRWGGLDRYKIQPKVRLPFSDMLKCYKDVMWMFFFIVGPLQLVSYPSVQMIGIRTGLPLPSGWEMLSQLLVYFLVEDYTNYWIHRFLHNKWGYEKIHRVHHEYTAPIGFAAPYAHWAEVLILGIPSFLGPAMVPGHMVTFWSWIVLRQIEAIETHSGYDFPWTPTKHIPFYGGAEYHDYHHYVGGQSQSNFASVFTYCDYIYGTDKGYQYQKKILKKLNEEPAGVQNGGSIDFKTD; encoded by the exons ATGCTGCCCTACCAGACCATCGAGGAGGCGTCGGCGGCTTTGGGCCGAAACCTCACCTTCGCCGAGACACTGTGGTTCAACTACTCTGCGTCCAAGTCCGATTATGTCCTCTACTGCCACAacattctcttcctcttcgccATCTTCTCCCTCGTCCCTCTCCCTCTGGTTTTCATGGAGGTTCTCAGATGGGGCGGCCTCGACCGCTACAAGATCCAGCCCAAAGTCCGTTTGCCCTTCTCTGACATGTTGAAATGCTACAAGGACGTTATGTGGATGTTCTTTTTCATCGTCGGCCCTCTCCAGCTCGTCTCTTACCCTTCAGTCCAG ATGATCGGGATTCGAACAGGATTGCCATTGCCGTCTGGATGGGAGATGCTTTCCCAGTTGTTAGTTTATTTCTTGGTAGAAGATTATACCAACTACTGGATCCACAGATTTTTGCATAACAAATGGGGGTACGAGAAAATCCATCGAGTTCACCATGAGTACACTGCTCCAATTGGATTTGCAGCGCCATATGCGCATTGGGCTGAGGTTTTGATCCTCGGCATCCCATCTTTTCTTGGTCCGGCCATGGTTCCTGGCCACATGGTCACATTCTGGTCGTGGATAGTATTGCGGCAGATTGAGGCCATAGAAACACACAGCGG TTATGACTTCCCCTGGACTCCCACAAAGCATATCCCATTTTATGGCGGTGCTGAGTATCATGATTACCATCATTACGTTGGAGGACAAAGCCAGAGTAATTTTGCTTCAGTGTTCACCTATTGTGATTACATTTATGGAACAGACAAG GGATATCAGTACCAGAAGAAGATCCTTAAGAAG TTGAACGAGGAACCTGCTGGTGTCCAAAATGGAGGCTCCATAGATTTTAAAACTGATTAG